A DNA window from Halopelagius inordinatus contains the following coding sequences:
- a CDS encoding IclR family transcriptional regulator produces MPNERTNGSPRTLKTVSRAFDVVRALEELDGAGVTELADHLDLSKSVVYTYLSSLREEKYVVKEEGQYRLSLQFLLVGEYVRNQSTLYRIGKPELEELAAETGEYAHLATEQHGLGVNLYKVSGEKAVGSDYQVNKLQRADYLHFSATGKSILAHLPEERVEWIIDRYGLPRKTDATITDRERLFEELETIRERGYSLNDEEEIKGLQAIGAPVKNRHGRILGSISVSGPVRRMKEPDYHDELVESVVNTANVIEVNVNMEETDDEFPTFS; encoded by the coding sequence ATGCCCAACGAACGCACGAACGGTTCGCCGCGGACGCTGAAGACGGTGTCTCGCGCGTTCGACGTCGTCAGAGCGTTAGAGGAACTCGACGGGGCGGGCGTCACCGAACTCGCCGACCATCTGGACCTCTCGAAGAGCGTCGTCTACACCTACTTGAGCAGTCTCCGCGAGGAGAAATACGTCGTCAAAGAGGAGGGACAGTACCGCCTCTCGTTGCAGTTCCTCCTCGTCGGCGAGTACGTTCGCAACCAGAGTACGCTCTACCGCATCGGGAAGCCCGAGTTGGAGGAACTCGCCGCCGAAACCGGAGAGTACGCGCATCTGGCGACCGAGCAGCACGGACTCGGAGTGAACCTCTACAAAGTGAGCGGCGAGAAGGCGGTCGGGAGCGACTACCAAGTGAACAAACTCCAGCGAGCCGACTACCTCCACTTCTCGGCGACGGGCAAGAGCATCCTCGCGCACCTCCCCGAGGAACGCGTCGAGTGGATCATCGACCGGTACGGTCTACCGAGAAAGACGGACGCGACCATCACCGACAGAGAGCGACTGTTCGAGGAACTCGAAACCATACGCGAACGGGGCTACTCGCTCAACGACGAAGAGGAGATAAAAGGACTCCAAGCCATCGGCGCGCCGGTGAAGAACCGCCACGGGCGAATTCTCGGGTCCATCAGCGTCTCGGGCCCGGTTCGCCGGATGAAGGAACCCGACTACCACGACGAACTCGTAGAGAGCGTCGTCAACACCGCAAACGTCATCGAAGTCAACGTCAACATGGAGGAGACGGACGACGAGTTTCCGACGTTCAGCTGA